In one Brassica oleracea var. oleracea cultivar TO1000 chromosome C9, BOL, whole genome shotgun sequence genomic region, the following are encoded:
- the LOC106314005 gene encoding bidirectional sugar transporter SWEET15 has translation MGVMINHHLLAIVFGILGNAISFLVFLAPVPTFYRIYKKKSTESFQSLPYQVSLFSCMLWLCYALIKQDAFLLITINSFGCVVETIYIAMFFTYATKDKRIAAMKLFLTINVAFFSLILMVTHFAVKRPSLQVSVLGWICVAISVSVFAAPLMIVARVIKTKSVEFMPFTLSFFLTISAVMWFAYGLFLQDICIAIPNVVGFILGMIQMVLYGIYRNSGEKLDTEKKMNPSEQQLKSVVVMSPLSVSEVHPIDVCVTEPVDPFSDAVQHKDPSKVTKEKEPATDDGKCHVETARHESV, from the exons ATGGGCGTCATGATCAATCACCATTTGCTCGCTATCGTCTTTGGCATCTTAG GAAACGCAATATCCTTCCTCGTATTCCTCGCTCCAGT GCCAACGTTTTATAGAATTTACAAGAAAAAATCTACGGAAAGTTTTCAGTCTCTACCGTACCAAGTGTCGCTATTTAGCTGCATGCTATGGCTCTGTTACGCATTGATTAAGCAAGACGCTTTTCTCTTAATTACCATCAACTCCTTTGGCTGCGTTGTGGAGACTATCTACATCGCCATGTTCTTCACTTACGCTACCAAAGACAAAAGG ATCGCGGCCATGAAATTGTTCTTAACGATAAACGTTGCTTTCTTTTCGTTGATTCTAATGGTTACACATTTCGCGGTTAAAAGACCTAGCCTCCAAGTCTCTGTCCTTGGCTGGATTTGCGTTGCCATTTCCGTTTCTGTTTTCGCTGCCCCTCTAATGATCGTG GCGCGTGTGATAAAGACAAAGAGTGTGGAATTCATGCCCTTCACGCTTTCTTTCTTCCTCACCATAAGCGCCGTTATGTGGTTTGCTTATGGCTTATTCCTTCAAGACATATGCATAGCT ATTCCAAACGTGGTGGGATTCATACTAGGTATGATACAAATGGTTTTGTACGGAATTTACAGAAACTCGGGGGAGAAATTAGATACCGAGAAAAAGATGAATCCATCAGAACAGCAACTTAAGAGTGTTGTCGTGATGAGTCCATTGAGTGTGTCAGAAGTGCACCCAATTGACGTCTGTGTGACTGAACCAGTGGACCCATTCTCTGACGCCGTTCAACATAAAGATCCATCCAAAGTTACTAAAGAGAAGGAGCCGGCAACTGATGACGGAAAGTGCCACGTGGAAACTGCTCGTCATGAATCTGTCTGA